One genomic window of Medicago truncatula cultivar Jemalong A17 chromosome 1, MtrunA17r5.0-ANR, whole genome shotgun sequence includes the following:
- the LOC25483924 gene encoding uncharacterized isomerase BH0283: MSKKPTKYYVVDAFTETAFKGNPAAVCLLEEDKDDEWLQALASEFNMPMTCYLIPIHGTSKSNSRFGIRWFTSNVEVDLCGHATIAASHALFSSGLVDKNATIEFVTQYSGSLTAKKISVTNGTLTNLTSLQNDEAKDTFYIELDFPVDPITELNFDDTSLISEALGGASIIDIKRTLIQDNILVVVTSGKNVKAIHPQFDAICRIPRRGVSVSGIAPSESGFDFYSRFFAPKIGVNEDLVCGSVHCGLASYWSKKLGKCDLKAYQTSTRGGAIDIHLDEQKQRVFLRGKAIIVMEGCVLV, from the exons ATGTCAAAGAAACCTACAAAATACTATGTG GTGGATGCATTCACTGAGACAGCATTCAAAGGGAATCCAGCAGCAGTATGTTTATtagaagaagataaagatgaTGAATGGTTGCAAGCATTAGCTTCTGAGTTCAATATGCCTATGACTTGTTATTTAATTCCTATTCATGGAACCTCTAAATCTAATTCCCGTTTTGGTATCAGATGGTTTACTTCTAATGTTGAG GTTGATCTTTGTGGCCATGCCACAATAGCAGCTTCACATGCACTCTTTTCATCTGGGTTGGTGGACAAGAATGCTACAATTGAATTTGTGACACAGTACTCTGGAAGTTTAACCGCCAAAAAGATCTCAGTCACCAATGGCACTCTTACTAACTTGACCAGTTTGCAAAACGATGAAGCAAAGGATACATTCTATATAGAATTGGATTTTCCAGTGGACCCTATTACTGAACTCAATTTTGATGATACTTCACTCATTTCTGAAGCATTGGGTGGTGCTTCTATAATTGATATAAAGAGGACACTGATTCAAGATAACATACTT GTTGTGGTCACATCTGGAAAGAATGTCAAAGCAATACATCCACAATTTGATGCAATTTGCAGAATACCCAGAAGGGGAGTAAGTGTATCAGGGATTGCGCCTTCTGAGTCAGGATTTGATTTCTACAGTCGATTCTTTGCCCCAAAAATTGGAGTCAATGAG GATCTTGTCTGTGGTAGTGTCCATTGTGGTTTGGCATCCTATTGGAGCAAGAAGCTTGGAAAATGTGATTTAAAGGCTTATCAG ACATCAACTAGAGGAGGAGCTATCGATATCCATCTTGATGAGCAAAAACAAAGAGTGTTTTTGCGTGGGAAGGCTATTATAGTGATGGAAGGGTGTGTTCTGGTCTAG
- the LOC25483926 gene encoding thaumatin-like protein 1b, protein MAITRVALCLSFAFLFYAARGATVTFTNRCGYTVWPGTLTGDQKPQLSTTGFELGPGATNSAEIPSPWSGRFWARTGCSTNNGQFTCATADCASGQVACNGAGAIPPATLVEITVASNGGQDFYDVSNVDGFNVPMSVTPQGGSGDCKSSSCPANINSVCPAELQLKGSDGSVVACKSACLAFNTDQYCCRGSFNTEATCPPTNYSEIFENQCPEAYSYAYDDKSSTFTCSNGPNYAITFCP, encoded by the exons ATGGCGATTACACGTgttgctctctgccttagctttGCATTCCTCTTCTATg CTGCTAGAGGAGCCACGGTAACATTCACGAATAGATGTGGATACACCGTATGGCCAGGAACCTTAACCGGAGACCAAAAACCTCAGCTATCAACAACAGGTTTCGAGTTAGGACCTGGAGCAACGAACTCAGCGGAAATTCCTTCCCCATGGTCAGGTCGATTTTGGGCCCGAACCGGATGCTCAACCAACAACGGACAGTTTACTTGTGCCACTGCCGATTGTGCATCTGGTCAAGTTGCATGCAATGGTGCTGGCGCAATCCCACCAGCAACTTTGGTTGAAATTACAGTGGCATCAAATGGAGGACAAGATTTCTACGATGTGAGCAACGTTGACGGTTTCAACGTGCCAATGTCCGTAACTCCACAAGGCGGAAGTGGCGATTGCAAATCCTCTAGCTGTCCAGCAAACATCAACTCTGTGTGTCCCGCGGAGCTTCAATTAAAAGGTTCTGATGGAAGTGTCGTTGCTTGTAAGAGTGCTTGTTTGGCTTTTAATACCGATCAATATTGTTGTCGTGGAAGTTTCAACACCGAGGCAACATGTCCACCCACAAACTACTCCGAGATATTTGAGAACCAATGTCCAGAAGCTTATAGCTATGCTTACGATGATAAGAGCAGCACTTTCACTTGCTCAAATGGACCTAACTATGCCATCACATTCTGTCCTTGA